One genomic region from Candidatus Nitrosopumilus koreensis AR1 encodes:
- a CDS encoding SemiSWEET family sugar transporter, which yields MEIDGTLLTILGIAAGILILSGWVEQIYKGYKTKRLKDVSKFLMIFIASGSILWLIYGIIVEDVFIIGTNASGIALMMIVLGMKKTYDKRLRSQIKD from the coding sequence ATGGAAATTGACGGAACCCTACTTACCATCTTAGGAATAGCTGCAGGAATTCTAATTCTTTCAGGATGGGTAGAACAAATCTACAAAGGATACAAAACAAAAAGACTCAAAGATGTTTCAAAATTTTTGATGATATTCATAGCATCAGGTTCAATTTTATGGTTAATTTATGGAATCATAGTAGAAGACGTGTTTATCATTGGGACAAATGCATCAGGAATTGCATTAATGATGATTGTATTGGGAATGAAGAAAACATATGATAAAAGATTAAGAAGTCAAATCAAAGATTAA